Proteins found in one Spirochaetota bacterium genomic segment:
- a CDS encoding acyl-CoA dehydrogenase: MDFNLSEEQQMVKDMCRKFAENELAPKAEHYDRTHEFPWEHVKKLGEMGMMGVVYPEEYGGSGMDYLTYAIAVEEISRGCASTGVIVSAHNSLCLSPIYYFGTEEQKKKYLPKLCSGEWIGCFGITEPGAGSDAAGTKTTAEFKNGKWVLNGTKNFITNGGVANVAVVMAVTEKGVGHKGLSMFIVEKGTPGFSVGKTEDKLGICASSTTELVFENCEIPEENILGKKGDGFKIAMHTLDGGRVGIAAQALGIAQAAFDAAVKYALERVQFNQPIARQQAIQWMIADMATEIQAARLLTYQAAMLIGSGPDRRRYSKNAAMAKLFASETSHRVTHKALQIFGGYGYIKDYPVERFYRDSRITEIYEGTSEIQRLVIASNVLSEYQQRI, from the coding sequence ATGGATTTTAATTTATCTGAAGAACAACAGATGGTCAAAGATATGTGCAGGAAGTTTGCGGAAAACGAACTTGCACCAAAAGCTGAACACTATGACCGCACACATGAATTTCCATGGGAACATGTAAAAAAATTAGGGGAAATGGGAATGATGGGCGTAGTATACCCCGAAGAATACGGTGGTTCGGGTATGGATTACCTCACTTACGCCATTGCTGTTGAAGAAATTTCACGAGGGTGTGCATCCACCGGTGTTATCGTTTCTGCCCATAATTCATTGTGCCTTTCACCTATTTATTATTTTGGCACTGAAGAGCAAAAAAAGAAATACCTGCCAAAATTATGTTCTGGTGAATGGATTGGCTGCTTTGGCATTACCGAACCAGGTGCTGGTTCTGACGCAGCAGGTACAAAAACTACTGCAGAATTCAAAAACGGCAAATGGGTACTCAATGGTACTAAAAATTTTATAACAAATGGCGGAGTTGCCAATGTAGCTGTAGTGATGGCTGTTACAGAAAAAGGTGTAGGGCATAAAGGCCTCAGTATGTTCATTGTTGAAAAAGGCACTCCCGGTTTTTCAGTTGGCAAGACCGAAGACAAATTAGGCATTTGTGCATCTTCAACAACTGAGCTTGTATTTGAAAACTGTGAAATCCCCGAAGAAAACATTTTAGGTAAAAAGGGCGATGGTTTTAAAATTGCCATGCATACACTGGACGGCGGACGTGTTGGCATTGCTGCACAGGCGCTTGGGATTGCTCAAGCTGCATTTGACGCTGCAGTCAAATATGCACTAGAACGAGTACAATTCAATCAGCCAATAGCTCGGCAGCAGGCAATTCAATGGATGATTGCAGATATGGCTACTGAAATCCAGGCAGCACGGCTTTTGACATATCAGGCGGCCATGCTCATTGGCAGCGGACCTGATCGAAGGCGATATTCCAAAAATGCTGCAATGGCAAAACTTTTTGCTTCGGAAACTTCACACAGGGTAACCCATAAGGCATTACAGATTTTTGGCGGATATGGGTATATAAAAGATTACCCAGTAGAAAGATTTTACCGGGATTCACGAATTACCGAAATATATGAAGGAACTTCAGAAATTCAGCGACTTGTTATTGCATCAAATGTATTGAGTGAATATCAGCAACGAATATAA